The Brachybacterium huguangmaarense genome contains a region encoding:
- a CDS encoding mannose-1-phosphate guanylyltransferase — MVSASPSVPSSAPPASPFVPVVPAGGAGTRLWPLSRRSHPKFLLDLTGSGRSLLQQTLDRLAPLGDRAPLVVTGRAHEAEVREQAGAGVRVLAEPSPRNSMPAIALAAAVAAADDEDAVIGSFAADHLIADEAAFARAVASARAAAERGYLVTIGIEPTHPATGFGYIEEGATPSSLAGTGAVGVERFVEKPDRDRAEEFVRSGRFRWNAGMFVVRARVLLEALDAQIPPLAAGARRIAAALGTAEEAEVRERVWPTLTAIAIDHALAEPLSVAGRVAMVPAAFGWDDVGDFAALARQLRERREGADGVHAEGSDVVVVGGAETIAIDAQATVYGSPTRPVALVGVEGISVVDTPDVLLVLADERAQDLSRLGSLLDAEGLDALR; from the coding sequence ATGGTGTCCGCGTCGCCCTCCGTCCCGTCCTCCGCGCCGCCCGCGTCGCCGTTCGTCCCCGTGGTCCCGGCCGGGGGCGCGGGCACCCGGCTGTGGCCGCTGTCACGACGATCCCACCCCAAGTTCCTCCTGGACCTGACCGGCAGCGGGCGCTCGCTGCTGCAGCAGACGCTGGACCGCCTCGCGCCGCTCGGCGACCGCGCACCGCTCGTCGTGACCGGGAGGGCGCACGAGGCGGAGGTCCGCGAGCAGGCGGGCGCCGGCGTGCGCGTGCTCGCCGAGCCCTCGCCGCGCAACTCGATGCCCGCGATCGCGCTCGCCGCGGCCGTCGCGGCCGCCGACGACGAGGACGCCGTCATCGGCTCCTTCGCGGCCGACCATCTGATCGCGGACGAGGCGGCCTTCGCCCGCGCCGTGGCGAGCGCCCGGGCGGCGGCCGAGCGCGGCTACCTCGTGACCATCGGGATCGAGCCGACGCATCCGGCCACGGGCTTCGGCTACATCGAGGAGGGCGCCACGCCGTCGTCGCTCGCCGGGACGGGCGCCGTGGGCGTCGAGCGGTTCGTCGAGAAGCCGGACCGGGACCGGGCCGAGGAGTTCGTGCGCTCGGGCCGCTTCCGGTGGAACGCCGGCATGTTCGTCGTGCGCGCCCGCGTGCTGCTCGAGGCGCTCGACGCCCAGATCCCTCCGCTCGCGGCGGGAGCGCGCCGGATCGCCGCGGCGCTCGGCACCGCGGAGGAGGCCGAGGTGCGCGAACGGGTCTGGCCGACCCTCACCGCGATCGCGATCGACCACGCCCTCGCCGAGCCCCTGAGCGTCGCCGGGCGGGTCGCGATGGTGCCCGCCGCGTTCGGCTGGGACGACGTGGGCGACTTCGCGGCGCTCGCCCGCCAGCTGCGCGAGCGGCGGGAGGGCGCGGACGGCGTGCACGCCGAGGGCTCGGACGTCGTGGTCGTCGGCGGCGCTGAGACGATCGCGATCGACGCGCAGGCCACGGTGTACGGTTCCCCCACTCGGCCGGTCGCCCTGGTGGGCGTCGAGGGCATCAGCGTCGTCGACACCCCGGACGTCCTCCTCGTGCTCGCCGACGAGCGGGCGCAGGACCTCTCGCGCCTGGGCTCGCTGCTCGACGCGGAGGGCCTGGACGCGCTCCGCTGA
- a CDS encoding succinate dehydrogenase hydrophobic membrane anchor subunit, producing the protein MTSASPTTTIPEPTGRYRRTGQRGVNAEMLSWLFMRGSGLLLVILVFGHLFVNLWLGEGVKRIDFAFVAGKWSSPFWQVWDLLMLWLGLLHGGNGVRTIINDYAHGPRLRLVLKGLLYLAVIITVVLGTLVIFTFDPCPSGGDPSLLPSICR; encoded by the coding sequence ATGACCTCTGCCTCTCCCACCACCACCATCCCCGAGCCCACGGGCCGCTACCGCCGCACGGGCCAGCGCGGCGTCAACGCCGAGATGCTGTCGTGGCTGTTCATGCGCGGCTCGGGCCTGCTGCTCGTGATCCTCGTGTTCGGCCACCTGTTCGTGAACCTGTGGCTCGGCGAGGGCGTCAAGCGCATCGACTTCGCCTTCGTGGCCGGCAAGTGGTCCTCGCCCTTCTGGCAGGTCTGGGACCTGCTCATGCTGTGGCTGGGCCTGCTGCACGGCGGCAACGGCGTGCGCACCATCATCAACGACTACGCGCACGGACCGCGTCTGCGCCTCGTTCTCAAGGGCCTGCTCTACCTCGCCGTGATCATCACCGTCGTGCTGGGCACCCTCGTGATCTTCACCTTCGACCCGTGCCCCTCCGGCGGCGACCCCAGCCTGCTCCCGAGCATCTGCCGCTGA
- a CDS encoding ABC transporter ATP-binding protein translates to MKLELRGIRKVFGTFVANDDIDLVVEPGEIHCLLGENGAGKSTLMNVLYGLYQPDGGEILLDGSPVRFAGPGDAMAAGIGMVHQHFMLVPVFTVAENVVLGHEPTHGGLLDLASARRTVREISERFGFELDPDAVVEDLPVGAQQRVEIIKALSRQAEVLVLDEPTAVLTPHETDELMGIMRQLQAEGTSIVFITHKLREVKAVADRITVIRRGRIVGTADPSADQTELASLMVGRQVALDLEKEPAQAGDVALEVRDLSVADAAGVQVLDGVSFDVRRGEILGIAGVQGNGQTELSEALLGLQHDVRGSIRLDGAELVGRGTKQILDAGVGFVPEDRTHDGLVDDFSVAENLVLDQHDRAPYGSGLALRPRAIAENAARQVEEFDVRLSSVEQPVGALSGGNQQKVVMARALGRDLSLFIASQPTRGVDVGSIEFLHRRIVAERDKGTPVVIVSTELDEVSQLSDRIAVMYRGRILGIVPGDEDRDVLGLMMAGYTAEAAREAVAAGARTTDTQLADEGEIA, encoded by the coding sequence GTGAAGCTCGAACTCAGAGGGATCCGCAAGGTCTTCGGCACCTTCGTCGCCAACGACGACATCGACCTGGTGGTCGAGCCCGGCGAGATCCACTGTCTCCTCGGAGAGAACGGCGCCGGCAAGTCCACGCTCATGAACGTGCTGTACGGGCTCTACCAGCCCGACGGCGGCGAGATCCTGCTCGACGGCAGCCCGGTGCGCTTCGCCGGACCGGGCGACGCGATGGCCGCCGGGATCGGCATGGTCCACCAGCACTTCATGCTCGTGCCCGTCTTCACGGTCGCCGAGAACGTCGTGCTCGGCCACGAGCCCACCCACGGCGGCCTGCTCGACCTCGCGAGCGCCCGTCGCACGGTGCGCGAGATCTCCGAGCGCTTCGGCTTCGAGCTGGACCCCGACGCCGTCGTCGAGGACCTGCCCGTCGGCGCGCAGCAGCGGGTCGAGATCATCAAGGCGCTGTCCCGCCAGGCCGAGGTGCTCGTGCTCGACGAGCCCACCGCCGTGCTCACCCCGCACGAGACCGACGAGCTGATGGGCATCATGCGCCAGCTGCAGGCCGAGGGCACCTCGATCGTCTTCATCACCCACAAGCTGCGCGAGGTCAAGGCCGTGGCCGACCGCATCACCGTCATCCGCCGCGGCCGCATCGTCGGCACCGCCGATCCCTCGGCCGACCAGACCGAGCTCGCCTCCCTCATGGTGGGCCGCCAGGTCGCGCTCGATCTCGAGAAGGAGCCCGCGCAGGCCGGGGACGTCGCGCTCGAGGTGCGCGACCTGTCGGTCGCCGACGCCGCGGGCGTGCAGGTGCTCGACGGCGTCTCCTTCGACGTGCGCCGCGGCGAGATCCTCGGGATCGCGGGCGTCCAGGGCAACGGCCAGACCGAGCTGTCCGAGGCGCTCCTGGGCCTCCAGCACGACGTGCGCGGCTCGATCCGGCTCGACGGCGCCGAGCTCGTGGGGCGCGGGACCAAGCAGATCCTCGACGCCGGGGTCGGCTTCGTCCCCGAGGACCGCACCCACGACGGGCTCGTCGACGACTTCTCCGTGGCCGAGAACCTCGTGCTCGACCAGCACGACCGGGCGCCATACGGATCGGGGCTCGCGCTGCGCCCGCGGGCGATCGCCGAGAACGCGGCGCGCCAGGTCGAGGAGTTCGACGTGCGCCTGTCCTCCGTCGAGCAGCCCGTCGGGGCGCTCTCGGGCGGCAACCAGCAGAAGGTCGTCATGGCCCGCGCGCTGGGTCGCGACCTGTCGCTGTTCATCGCCTCCCAGCCCACCCGCGGCGTCGACGTCGGCTCGATCGAGTTCCTGCACCGTCGCATCGTCGCCGAGCGCGACAAGGGCACCCCCGTCGTGATCGTCTCGACCGAGCTCGACGAGGTCTCCCAGCTCTCCGACCGGATCGCGGTCATGTACCGCGGGCGGATCCTCGGCATCGTGCCCGGCGACGAGGACCGCGACGTGCTGGGCCTGATGATGGCGGGCTACACCGCCGAGGCCGCCCGGGAGGCCGTCGCCGCGGGCGCCCGCACCACCGACACCCAGCTCGCCGACGAAGGAGAGATCGCATGA
- a CDS encoding BMP family lipoprotein, whose translation MKQFPRAAALAGVGALALAACGSAPDTTGGSDAGGSASSDFKACMVSDSGGFEDKSFNESGSDGLEAAKKDLKIQTQKAESTSNSDFVPNIDNLVSSNCNLVFTVGFLLANATATEAKANPDVEFAIIDSTAQDDQGNTVELDNVKPVSFDTAQAAYLAGYVAAGSSKTGKVATYGGIKIPTVTIFMDGFADGVAKYNEVHKANVQLIGWNKDTQDGSFTGDFEDQTKGKTTSDGFYDQGADIVMPVAGPVGAGTIASAKEHEGAMVVWVDSDGYESIKDADAQPLILTSVMKGIAAAVEDVTKSASEDSFDNTPYVGTLENGGVDIAPYHDLSSQVPQDVQDEVTQLKQDIIDGKITVESAASPQS comes from the coding sequence GTGAAGCAATTCCCCCGCGCCGCAGCTCTCGCCGGAGTCGGCGCCCTCGCCCTGGCCGCGTGCGGCTCGGCCCCGGACACGACCGGCGGCAGCGATGCCGGCGGCAGCGCCTCCTCCGACTTCAAGGCCTGCATGGTCTCGGACTCCGGCGGCTTCGAGGACAAGTCCTTCAACGAGTCCGGCTCGGACGGCCTCGAGGCCGCCAAGAAGGACCTCAAGATCCAGACCCAGAAGGCGGAGTCGACGTCGAACTCGGACTTCGTGCCGAACATCGACAACCTCGTCTCGTCCAACTGCAACCTCGTCTTCACGGTCGGCTTCCTGCTGGCCAACGCGACCGCGACCGAGGCCAAGGCCAACCCCGACGTCGAGTTCGCGATCATCGACTCGACCGCGCAGGACGACCAGGGCAACACCGTCGAGCTCGACAACGTCAAGCCCGTCTCCTTCGACACCGCCCAGGCCGCCTACCTCGCCGGCTACGTCGCGGCCGGCTCCTCGAAGACCGGCAAGGTCGCCACCTACGGCGGCATCAAGATCCCGACCGTCACGATCTTCATGGACGGCTTCGCCGACGGCGTCGCGAAGTACAACGAGGTGCACAAGGCGAACGTCCAGCTCATCGGCTGGAACAAGGACACCCAGGACGGCTCCTTCACGGGCGACTTCGAGGACCAGACCAAGGGCAAGACCACCTCGGACGGCTTCTACGACCAGGGCGCGGACATCGTGATGCCGGTCGCGGGCCCCGTGGGCGCGGGCACCATCGCGAGCGCCAAGGAGCACGAGGGCGCCATGGTCGTGTGGGTCGACTCCGACGGCTACGAGTCGATCAAGGACGCCGACGCCCAGCCGCTCATCCTGACCTCGGTCATGAAGGGCATCGCGGCGGCCGTCGAGGACGTCACGAAGTCCGCCTCCGAGGACTCGTTCGACAACACCCCGTACGTGGGCACGCTCGAGAACGGCGGCGTCGACATCGCGCCGTACCACGACCTGTCCTCGCAGGTCCCGCAGGACGTGCAGGACGAGGTCACGCAGCTCAAGCAGGACATCATCGACGGCAAGATCACCGTCGAGTCCGCCGCCTCGCCGCAGTCCTGA
- a CDS encoding ABC transporter permease gives MSATPASTPETADPAVPSLTGQGSPSGTPRSADRPGLLQQIIRGDVLVVVLAFVFAVIIGSVLIVIADEDVRAAAVYFFARPGDTLAAAWGAIRDAYAAMFRGAIFDYQARTPARAFKPITETLTVATPLIIAACGMAVGFRAGLFNIGGTGQLIVGAMGAGYVGFAIDLPPVVHLVAALVAGIVAGGIWGGIAGFLKARFGANEVISTIMLNWIATYGIMYALKTKAFTGANQAQPTSPAVADDAALPLLLGPQFRLHLGLVLAIASIVFLWWLMSRSSLGFKFRAVGSNPRAAEVAGIDVGRSALGVMLIAGALVGLAGAVHVLGTEHRLTGGIAGSVGFDAITVALLGRSGPIGILLAGILFAALGTGGRFMETTQGVPLDLVQVIQALVVLFIAAPPLVRALVGLRRVDRPGAPRRRGRRRSQSPSPTSGPAATEGENA, from the coding sequence ATGAGCGCGACGCCGGCATCCACCCCGGAGACGGCCGACCCCGCGGTCCCGAGCCTGACCGGCCAGGGGAGCCCGAGCGGGACCCCGCGCAGCGCGGACCGTCCCGGGCTGCTGCAGCAGATCATCCGGGGCGACGTGCTCGTCGTCGTGCTCGCGTTCGTCTTCGCCGTCATCATCGGCTCGGTGCTCATCGTCATCGCCGACGAGGACGTCCGCGCCGCCGCCGTGTACTTCTTCGCGCGGCCGGGGGACACCCTCGCCGCCGCGTGGGGCGCGATCCGCGACGCCTACGCCGCCATGTTCCGCGGCGCGATCTTCGACTACCAGGCCCGCACGCCCGCCCGTGCGTTCAAGCCGATCACCGAGACCCTCACGGTCGCGACCCCGCTCATCATCGCCGCGTGCGGCATGGCCGTGGGCTTCCGCGCGGGCCTGTTCAACATCGGCGGGACGGGCCAGCTGATCGTCGGCGCGATGGGCGCCGGCTACGTCGGCTTCGCGATCGACCTGCCGCCCGTCGTGCACCTCGTGGCGGCGCTCGTCGCGGGCATCGTCGCGGGCGGGATCTGGGGCGGCATCGCCGGCTTCCTCAAGGCGCGCTTCGGGGCCAACGAGGTCATCTCGACGATCATGCTCAACTGGATCGCCACCTACGGGATCATGTACGCCCTGAAGACCAAGGCGTTCACGGGCGCCAACCAGGCCCAGCCCACCTCGCCGGCCGTCGCCGACGACGCCGCGCTCCCGCTCCTGCTGGGCCCGCAGTTCCGCCTGCACCTGGGCCTCGTCCTCGCGATCGCCTCGATCGTGTTCCTGTGGTGGCTCATGAGCCGCTCCTCGCTCGGCTTCAAGTTCCGCGCCGTGGGCTCCAACCCCCGCGCCGCGGAGGTGGCCGGCATCGACGTGGGCCGCAGCGCGCTCGGCGTCATGCTCATCGCCGGCGCCCTCGTCGGCCTCGCCGGCGCGGTCCACGTGCTCGGCACCGAGCACCGCCTGACCGGCGGCATCGCGGGCTCCGTCGGCTTCGACGCGATCACGGTCGCGCTCCTGGGGCGCTCCGGTCCGATCGGGATCCTGCTGGCCGGCATCCTGTTCGCGGCGCTCGGCACCGGCGGCCGTTTCATGGAGACCACCCAGGGCGTGCCGCTCGACCTGGTCCAGGTGATCCAGGCGCTCGTCGTGCTGTTCATCGCGGCCCCGCCGCTCGTGCGGGCCCTCGTGGGCCTGCGCCGCGTGGACCGGCCCGGCGCCCCGCGCCGCCGTGGACGCCGCCGCTCGCAGTCCCCGTCGCCGACCTCCGGCCCGGCCGCCACCGAGGGAGAGAACGCATGA
- a CDS encoding exodeoxyribonuclease III, which produces MTLTIATVNVNGLRAAARKGMGDWLAATDADVITLQEVRAPDELVASLVGDGWRIEGEASALKGRAGVAIAARVAREDVDLDGVRRGVGLEGDAHTGRWLEVDLADPFDDGRTLTVVSLYMHSGNTEKPQTMVDKYAFLDQMLEHLAALRADGRHVLVTGDLNIAHTERDIKNWKGNLKSAGFLPAERAYVDRLTGDEGGLVDVHRALAGDVAGPYTWWSQRGKAFDNDSGWRIDYQLATPDLAARAVTATVDRAPSYDTRWSDHAPLVVRYE; this is translated from the coding sequence ATGACCCTCACCATCGCGACCGTCAACGTCAACGGCCTCCGGGCCGCCGCACGCAAGGGCATGGGCGACTGGCTCGCCGCCACCGATGCGGACGTCATCACCCTCCAGGAGGTCCGCGCGCCCGACGAGCTGGTCGCGAGCCTCGTCGGCGACGGCTGGAGGATCGAGGGGGAGGCCTCCGCCCTCAAGGGGCGCGCCGGGGTGGCGATCGCCGCCCGGGTCGCGCGCGAGGACGTGGACCTCGACGGCGTGCGACGCGGCGTCGGCCTCGAGGGCGACGCGCACACGGGCCGCTGGCTCGAGGTGGATCTCGCTGACCCCTTCGACGACGGGCGCACCCTCACGGTGGTCTCGCTGTACATGCACTCGGGCAACACCGAGAAGCCGCAGACGATGGTCGACAAGTACGCCTTCCTCGACCAGATGCTCGAGCACCTGGCGGCCCTGCGCGCCGACGGCCGGCACGTGCTCGTGACCGGCGACCTCAACATCGCGCACACCGAGCGCGACATCAAGAACTGGAAGGGCAACCTGAAGTCCGCGGGCTTCCTGCCCGCCGAGCGCGCGTACGTCGACCGCCTGACGGGCGACGAGGGCGGGCTCGTCGACGTGCACCGGGCGCTCGCGGGGGACGTCGCGGGACCGTACACGTGGTGGTCCCAGCGCGGCAAGGCCTTCGACAACGACTCCGGCTGGAGGATCGACTACCAGCTCGCGACGCCGGACCTCGCCGCCCGGGCGGTCACGGCGACCGTCGACCGTGCCCCCAGCTACGACACCCGCTGGTCCGACCACGCCCCGCTCGTCGTCCGCTACGAGTGA
- the sdhC gene encoding succinate dehydrogenase, cytochrome b556 subunit → MASAQSGTLYRGREGMWSWVAHRISGMLIFLFLLVHVLDTALVRVSPAAYNEVIGHYKTLVFGFGEIGLVGAICFHALNGLRIILVDFWSQGPRRQRMLFWVVVVVWVLLMLGFVPRQLMHMFGA, encoded by the coding sequence GTGGCATCTGCCCAGTCCGGCACGCTCTATCGCGGGCGCGAGGGCATGTGGTCCTGGGTCGCGCATCGCATCTCGGGAATGCTCATCTTCCTGTTCCTGCTCGTGCACGTCCTGGACACGGCCCTCGTGCGGGTCTCCCCCGCCGCGTACAACGAGGTCATCGGCCACTACAAGACGCTCGTGTTCGGCTTCGGCGAGATCGGGCTGGTCGGCGCCATCTGCTTCCACGCCCTCAACGGGCTGCGGATCATCCTGGTCGACTTCTGGTCCCAGGGCCCGCGGCGCCAGCGCATGCTGTTCTGGGTCGTCGTCGTCGTGTGGGTCCTTCTCATGCTCGGATTCGTCCCGCGTCAGCTCATGCACATGTTCGGAGCCTGA
- the sdhA gene encoding succinate dehydrogenase flavoprotein subunit, translating to MQTHSYDVVIVGAGGAGMRAALESSTRARTAVLTKLYPTRSHTGAAQGGMCAALANVEEDNWEWHTYDTVKGGDYLVDQDAAEVMAKEAIDAVLDLEKMGLPFNRTPEGRIDQRRFGGHTREHGEAPVRRSCYAADRTGHMILQTLYQNCVKQQVEFFNEFYVLDVLMTGDPRTDEDVRAAGAVAYELATGEVHIFRAKSVVFASGGFGKMFKTTSNAHTLTGDGPAMALRRGIPLEDMEFFQFHPTGLAGLGILLSEAARGEGAILRNSEMERFMERYAPTLKDLAPRDVVARAMANEVREGRGCGPNKDYVLLDLTHLEPAHIDAKLPDITEFARTYLGVEPYTEPVPVYPTAHYGMGGIPTNIKGEVLRNEADVIPGLYAAGEVACVSVHGGNRLGTNSLLDINVFGRRAGIAAADHAHGVDQAEIAEGSELPTVELLERLRDRPATQDRIADIRRDLQETMDANVQVFRTEDTCRQALSDIADLKRRYETVAVQDKGRRYNLDLLEAVELGFLLDLAEVVALGALERKESRGGHFREDYPQRDDVNFLWHTMAYKTLDGQGQDGTDVRLGTKPVIITRYEPKERTF from the coding sequence ATGCAGACCCATAGCTATGACGTGGTGATCGTCGGCGCCGGCGGCGCCGGGATGCGCGCGGCCCTGGAGTCCTCGACCCGCGCCCGCACCGCGGTGCTGACCAAGCTGTACCCCACGCGCTCCCACACCGGCGCGGCGCAGGGCGGCATGTGCGCCGCCCTGGCCAACGTCGAGGAGGACAACTGGGAGTGGCACACGTACGACACCGTCAAGGGCGGCGACTACCTGGTGGACCAGGACGCGGCCGAGGTGATGGCCAAGGAGGCCATCGACGCGGTGCTCGACCTCGAGAAGATGGGCCTCCCCTTCAACCGCACGCCCGAGGGCCGGATCGACCAGCGCCGCTTCGGCGGGCACACGCGCGAGCACGGCGAGGCGCCGGTGCGCCGCTCGTGCTACGCCGCCGACCGCACGGGCCACATGATCCTGCAGACCCTCTACCAGAACTGCGTCAAGCAGCAGGTGGAGTTCTTCAACGAGTTCTACGTGCTCGACGTCCTCATGACGGGCGATCCGCGCACCGACGAGGACGTGCGCGCCGCCGGCGCCGTCGCCTACGAGCTCGCGACGGGCGAGGTGCACATCTTCCGCGCCAAGTCGGTCGTCTTCGCCTCGGGCGGCTTCGGCAAGATGTTCAAGACCACCTCGAACGCGCACACGCTCACGGGCGACGGCCCCGCGATGGCCCTGCGCCGCGGCATCCCGCTCGAGGACATGGAGTTCTTCCAGTTCCATCCGACGGGCCTCGCGGGCCTGGGCATCCTCCTCTCCGAGGCCGCCCGCGGCGAGGGCGCGATCCTGCGCAACTCGGAGATGGAGCGCTTCATGGAGCGCTACGCGCCGACCCTCAAGGACCTCGCCCCGCGTGACGTGGTCGCGCGCGCGATGGCCAACGAGGTGCGCGAGGGCCGCGGCTGCGGCCCGAACAAGGACTACGTGCTGCTGGACCTCACGCACCTCGAGCCCGCGCACATCGACGCCAAGCTCCCGGACATCACGGAGTTCGCGCGCACCTACCTGGGCGTCGAGCCCTACACCGAGCCGGTGCCCGTGTACCCCACGGCGCACTACGGCATGGGCGGCATCCCCACCAACATCAAGGGCGAGGTGCTGCGCAACGAGGCCGACGTGATCCCCGGGCTGTACGCGGCCGGCGAGGTCGCGTGCGTGAGCGTGCACGGCGGCAACCGCCTGGGCACCAACTCGCTCCTGGACATCAACGTGTTCGGGCGGCGCGCCGGCATCGCCGCGGCCGACCACGCCCACGGCGTCGACCAGGCCGAGATCGCCGAGGGCTCGGAGCTGCCCACCGTCGAGCTGCTCGAGCGCCTGCGCGACCGGCCCGCGACCCAGGACCGGATCGCCGACATCCGGCGCGATCTGCAGGAGACCATGGACGCCAACGTCCAGGTGTTCCGCACCGAGGACACCTGTCGTCAGGCGCTGTCGGACATCGCCGACCTCAAGCGGCGCTACGAGACGGTGGCCGTGCAGGACAAGGGCCGGCGCTACAACCTCGACCTGCTCGAGGCCGTCGAGCTCGGCTTCCTGCTCGACCTCGCCGAGGTCGTCGCCCTCGGCGCGCTCGAGCGCAAGGAGTCGCGCGGCGGGCACTTCCGCGAGGACTACCCCCAGCGCGACGACGTGAACTTCCTGTGGCACACCATGGCCTACAAGACCCTGGACGGGCAGGGCCAGGACGGCACGGACGTGCGCCTGGGCACCAAACCCGTCATCATCACCCGCTACGAGCCGAAGGAGCGCACGTTCTGA
- a CDS encoding succinate dehydrogenase iron-sulfur subunit produces the protein MSAVAEKQGAAEPESQAAEIPSFEVTLRIARFDPDAEDATTRWEDFTVTMHGTDRVLDALHEIKWHLDGSLTFRRSCAHGVCGSDAMRINGRNRLACKTLLKDLNLSKPVTVEPIKGLPVMKDLIVDMEPFFDAYREVQPFLIAHGQEPSRERLQSAEQRERFDDTTKCILCAACTSSCPVFWTDGQYFGPAAIVNAHRFIFDSRDDAGEQRLQILNSKEGVWRCRTTFNCTEACPRGIQVTKAIAEVKQAVIRGRV, from the coding sequence ATGAGCGCCGTCGCCGAGAAGCAGGGGGCCGCAGAGCCCGAGTCCCAGGCCGCCGAGATCCCCTCGTTCGAGGTCACGCTGCGCATCGCCCGCTTCGACCCGGACGCGGAGGACGCGACCACCCGCTGGGAGGACTTCACCGTCACGATGCACGGCACCGACCGTGTGCTCGACGCCCTGCACGAGATCAAGTGGCACCTCGACGGGTCGCTCACGTTCCGCCGCTCGTGCGCCCACGGCGTGTGCGGCTCGGACGCGATGCGCATCAACGGCCGCAACCGCCTGGCCTGCAAGACGCTGCTCAAGGACCTGAACCTGAGCAAGCCGGTCACGGTCGAGCCCATCAAGGGCCTGCCGGTCATGAAGGACCTCATCGTCGACATGGAGCCCTTCTTCGACGCCTACCGCGAGGTCCAGCCCTTCCTCATCGCGCATGGCCAAGAGCCGAGCCGCGAGCGCCTGCAGAGCGCCGAGCAGCGTGAGCGCTTCGACGACACGACCAAGTGCATCCTGTGCGCCGCGTGCACGTCCTCGTGCCCGGTGTTCTGGACCGACGGGCAGTACTTCGGCCCCGCCGCGATCGTCAACGCCCACCGCTTCATCTTCGACTCGCGTGACGACGCGGGCGAGCAGCGCCTGCAGATCCTCAACTCCAAGGAGGGCGTGTGGCGCTGCCGCACGACCTTCAACTGCACCGAGGCCTGCCCGCGCGGCATCCAGGTCACCAAGGCGATCGCCGAGGTCAAGCAGGCGGTGATCCGCGGCCGCGTCTGA
- a CDS encoding M20 family metallopeptidase, with product MTLTSIDQDVLGEHGLIRRVIGARTDQLREIRRHLHRHPELSHAEHATTDFVVAQLEALGLHPVRMPRTGAYCDIPGTDPALAPVGLRADMDALGIPELTDLPFRSGVEGVSHACGHDVHMSAVLGAAMALVAVADAGALPRTVRLIFQPSEERHPCGALEMISEGVVDGLDSIFALHCDPGVDVGHVGLKPGPITSATDPVRIELAGAGGHTSRPHLTQDLVYAMGQIITQLPAALTRRMDPRSGVNLTWGSVHAGSAFNAIPSAGILEGTLRCLDHDAWDQAEALLEETLADIAHAWGVEAAVQHDRGVPPVSNDPVSVRLLEDAVTSAYGREQVDSARQSLGGEDFAWYLEQVPGALARLGTRTPGGRTYDLHMGDFMVDERAIAIGATLLATVCLHRDLGAERGV from the coding sequence ATGACCCTCACGTCCATCGACCAGGACGTGCTCGGCGAGCACGGTCTCATCCGGCGCGTCATCGGGGCCCGCACCGATCAGCTGCGTGAGATCCGCCGCCACCTCCACCGCCACCCCGAGCTCAGTCATGCCGAGCACGCGACGACCGACTTCGTCGTCGCCCAGCTCGAGGCCCTCGGGCTGCACCCGGTGCGGATGCCCCGCACGGGCGCCTACTGCGACATCCCCGGCACCGACCCCGCGCTCGCCCCGGTGGGCCTGCGCGCCGACATGGACGCTCTCGGCATCCCCGAGCTGACCGACCTCCCCTTCCGCTCGGGCGTCGAGGGCGTCTCGCACGCGTGCGGGCACGACGTCCACATGAGCGCCGTGCTCGGCGCCGCGATGGCGCTCGTGGCCGTCGCGGACGCGGGCGCGCTGCCCCGCACCGTGCGGCTGATCTTCCAGCCCTCGGAGGAGCGTCACCCGTGCGGGGCGCTCGAGATGATCTCCGAGGGCGTCGTCGACGGCCTCGACTCGATCTTCGCGCTGCACTGCGACCCCGGCGTCGACGTCGGGCACGTGGGCCTGAAGCCCGGGCCCATCACGTCGGCCACCGACCCGGTGCGGATCGAGCTCGCGGGGGCCGGCGGCCACACCTCGCGCCCCCACCTGACCCAGGACCTCGTCTACGCGATGGGCCAGATCATCACCCAGCTGCCGGCCGCCCTGACCCGCCGGATGGACCCCCGCAGCGGCGTCAACCTCACGTGGGGCAGCGTGCACGCGGGGAGCGCCTTCAACGCGATCCCCTCCGCCGGGATCCTCGAGGGCACCCTGCGCTGCCTCGACCACGACGCCTGGGACCAGGCGGAGGCCCTGCTCGAGGAGACCCTCGCCGACATAGCCCATGCGTGGGGCGTCGAGGCCGCCGTGCAGCACGACCGCGGCGTGCCGCCGGTGTCCAACGATCCCGTGAGCGTGCGCCTGCTCGAGGACGCGGTCACGAGCGCGTACGGGCGCGAGCAGGTCGACAGCGCCCGGCAGTCCCTGGGCGGCGAGGACTTCGCGTGGTACCTCGAGCAGGTCCCGGGGGCGCTCGCACGCTTGGGCACGCGCACGCCGGGCGGCCGCACCTACGACCTCCACATGGGGGACTTCATGGTCGACGAGAGAGCCATCGCGATCGGCGCGACGCTGCTCGCGACCGTGTGCCTGCACCGCGATCTGGGCGCCGAGCGGGGCGTCTGA